From the Paenibacillus sp. MMS20-IR301 genome, the window ACGGTGAGCATATCATGGGTGTTGCAGTAACCTTCCCAGATAATCAGCTTCTTGCCTGTCTTATCCTGGACATACTGGCCCAGGTTCTTATCCGGTACCCAGATAATTTCTTCGGCATCAAGAGACTCGATCACTTTAACCGCATTGGCCGAGGTACAGCAAATGTCGGTTTCTGCCTTAATCTCCGCTGACGAATTGATATAGGTTACCACCTTGGCATTCGGATACTGGGCCTTCAGCTTCCGGAGGCCGTCGACATTGACCATATCTGCCATCGGGCAGCCGGCACGTTCATCAGGAATCAGAACCGTTTTATTCGGTGCAAGAATTTTGGCGCTTTCCCCCATAAAGTGGACACCACAGAATACGATTACATCTGCATCTGTCTCCGCAGCCTTTTGAGCCAGTAAAAAGGAATCGCCACGGAAATCCGCTACTTCCTGAATTTCATCACGCTGGTAATAATGAGCCAGAATTATTGCATTCCGTTCTTTCTTAAGCTGTTCGAGGCGCACACGAAGTTCACGATTCTGTTCCTGCTTGCGCTCAAGCGCCAGAGCTTCCACGGTCATTTTCCCCCTTATGTCTTCATGGCAAATAGCCAGTACATTCTATCAAGTATATTACTTAATATTTAATCACTAATGTACACAACGTTCCACCCCCTGTCAATGTAACAAAGACGGGTGAATGTTCCTGTCCGGAAAGCCTGCTGAAATCAAAATAACCCCACAAAGTGGGGATTAGGCTTCGAGGCTGACTCAGGTACTTTGTGGGGGACCCAAAAACATATACATTCATAGCTTGCAAAAAATCCGGAGAACCTCAGGTTCTCCGGATTTCGTTACGAAGCTTCGGGGCCATACTTGCTTAAACCAGGCCTCCGCCGCCTTTATTGCTATCATCCGGTCCATTTCCTTCTTCAGGATCCGGTTTGTTCGGAATATCCTTGGACAGATCGCCAAGGAATGGCGGTTCTTCGTCGGATTTGCCTTGAATGCGAACACGTACATCACCGATAGAATCAATCACTGGTTCGCCCGCTTCATGCGTAACTGCCTCTACTTCTTCCGGTTTGCCGTCTTCTGTCAGGTAGCCTTGCTCAATCAATTCTGTGATCTGATCAAGTTCCAACGTTTCCTTCTCAAGTAAGGTATTCGCAATCAGGTGCATTTCTTTGGAATGCTTGGTCAACAGCTCTCTGCAGCGCTCATAACTGCTGCGGATGAGGTTCTGCATTTCCTGGTCAATCTCGTAAGCAATGGAGTCACTGTAGTTCTGCTCATGTCCGATATCACGGCCAAGGAAGACTTGGCCTTGGGATGTGCCGAACTGCAAAGGCCCAAGCTTATCGCTCATTCCATATTCCATAATCATTGCACGCACAATGCGCGTAGCCTGCTGGAAGTCACTATAAGCGCCTGTGCCGATTTCGCCAATGAAAATTTCTTCGGCAACCCGGCCGCCGAGGAGTCCGGTTACCTTATCCAGGAGCTCCTGCTTGGTAACAATCATCCGGTCTTCCTTAGGAAGCATAATGACATATCCGCCTGCGCGGCCGCGCGGGATAATGGTAACCTTATGCACCACATCGGCATGCTCAAGGAAGTAGCCGGCAATGGTATGGCCTGCTTCGTGATAAGCGACAATCCGCTTCTCGCGGTCACTGATAATGCGGCTGCGCTTCTCTGTACCGACGATTACGCGGTCGATCGCTTCATCCACTTCACGCATTGTAATATCCTTACGGTTACGGCGGGCTGCAAGCAGCGCTGCTTCATTCAGCAGGTTCTCGAGATCCGCTCCGGTGAACCCGGTTGTACGCTTCGCAATTACATCAAGCTTAACATCCTTCGTCAGCGGCTTGTTACGGGAATGAACCTTAAGTACAGCTTCACGGCCTTTGACATCCGGACGGTCAACCGTAATCTGACGGTCGAAACGGCCTGGACGGAGGAGTGCCGGATCCAGTATGTCTGCGCGGTTGGTTGCCGCGACGATAATAATACCTTCGTTGCCGCCAAAGCCGTCCATTTCAACGAGCAATTGGTTAAGGGTTTGTTCACGTTCGTCATGTCCGCCGCCAAGTCCTGCGCCGCGCTGACGTCCCACAGCATCGATTTCGTCGATAAAGATGATACAAGGAGCATTTTTCTTCGCATTCTCAAACAAATCACGTACCCGGGATGCGCCGACACCGACGAACATTTCCACAAAGTCCGAACCGGAGATACTGAAGAATGGGACACCGGCTTCGCCTGCTACCGCACGGGCCAGCAAGGTTTTACCTGTTCCCGGAGGACCTACGAGAAGTACGCCTTTAGGAATACGTGCACCTACAGCGGCAAATTTACGCGGATCCTTAAGGAATTCCACGACCTCTACCAGCTCTTGCTTCTCCTCGTCAGCTCCGGCAACATCTTCGAAGCTGATCTTCTTCTTCTCTTCATTATATAACCGGGCCTTGCTCTTGCCGAAATTCATTACCTTGCCGCCGCCGCCCTGTGCATTGTTAAACAGGAAGAAGAACAGGATGAACATGATAACCAGTGGAATGATGGAAGACAGGAATGTCAGCCAGATGCTGTCGCCTTCCATTTTCTTCTGGCTCAGCTCGACGCCATTAACTTCACTGGCAGCTATAAGTTCATTAAGGGCCTGATCTGTCGGAGGAACAAAAGTAGAGAAATTTTTCGTTTTGGAATCACTACCGGACGGGATTTCTCTATATTCCCCGGTAACCAGGAATGCATTACCCTCAAACTGAACCGTCATGCTCTTCACATTATTGGTCTTGATTTCCTGACGCAACTCATCATATCTAGGGAAATCGGCGGAATCATTTCCATTGCTTACGAACTGGACAATGCCCACCACGACTAAAAATAAAATCAAATAAAAACCAGAATTCCGGATGAACCGATTCATCCCCAACCTCCTCTCACAACGCTCAAGTTATTGTACCATAGCCTGACCGGACTCCTCAAATTGTCAGGAAATCCAGAAAAGTGATCCGTGGATCTAAGGCTGTCGATTAGTTCAATTGGAATAAATCTCAGGCTTCAGTACACCTACGTAAGGGAGGTTCCGATATAATTCTGCATAGTCCAGTCCATAGCCCACCAGGAATGCATCAGGAATTACAAAGCCGGTATATTCAGCTTCAAGATTCACAGCACGGCCTGACGGCTTATCGAACAGGGTAACTACCGAGACGGACTTCGCATTACGGCCCTGCAGCATGTCAATCAGATAGCTAAGGGTAAGACCGCTGTCGATAATGTCCTCTACAATCAGAACATCACGGCCTTCAACCGAGGTATCCAGGTCCTTGATGATTTTGACTACACCGGATGATTTGGTCGTACCGCCGTAGCTGGATACCGCCATAAAGTCCATCTCAACAGGTACTGTAATCACTTTAACCAGATCCGCCATAAAAATAAACGCACCTTTGAGTACACAAATGACTAAAGGTGTGCGGCCTGCATATTCCTTGCTCAGCTGGGCGCCAAGCTCCCTGATTCTTTGTTGGATTTCTTCTTCGCTGATCAAGATTTCTTGAATATCGTTCTGCAACTTGCGAACCTCCTAAGTTATACTATGAAAGACTTACTTCGACCATTACGCTTCTTCGCCCTGTGCCATGTCTTCCATGGACAAGTACAGAACCGAGGCCGTCTGCCGCCCTACTGCGGCATGCATCGAGCGTCTTACGCCCGGAATCCAGATGATATTGCCCAAACCATCACAAACGAGGGGAATCACGGAGCGTTCGGAAGAAGGTATTTTGTCATCAATGTAAATATCTTTTACCTTTTTGCTTCCGTTTAATCCCATAACCCTTATGGTATCTCCAGGCAATCGGGAACGGATGGTCAGTGGTAAGACAAGCTCATCGCTGTCAAACCAGGCCGACATCTTCCCGGAGTCCTCCTCCTGTGCATTTAATTCTTCTCTCTCCAGCACCTTCATCGTCATAACCTTTCCTATCTCCGTAAGCTTAATCCGGGGATGAGACAAAGACAGCGGGTATGTATAGCTTACCTGCCGGAGCAAGGGCCTAAGCGAGAAAAGAATGGTATCATATTGCCGGGTGCAGACATAGCCGCCGCCAAGGTCTAAAGTCCATACGGTGGGGTGTTCCTGTAGTGTTCCCCGGCGTATAGCCTCAATCTTGGAAAAATCCATGGCCGGTGAGTCCGCCGACAGATAATTTAATATTAGTTTAATCAAACGCCGTTGTAAAGCGGACGGTATAGCCGCAAATGAAGCTCTATTCAAGGTGTATTTTCCATGCCCTGTGAAAACAAGCTCATCAAAGCATTTTGCCGCATTCGCCTCCATATATTCATCTTCCGCACCAGCTATTTCAGACAGCTGCAGGAGGGATTGCTTCACCCGCGGGTTATGCTGTTCCAGCATTGGCAGCACTTCAAGCCTGACGGCATTACGCTTGTAGTGGGTCAACAGATTCGTCGCATCCTCTGCGTAAGCAAACCCCTCGCTTTGGCATAAGCCGACAAGAGCTGTTTTGTTAATACGCAGGAAGGGACGGATCAGTTCCACCTTTTTTTCAGTCCGTTTCCAGCGCATTCCCGCAAGTCCCGAAGGCCCGCTTCCGCGCAGCAGCCGCATCAGCACCGTCTCCGCCTGATCATCGGCATGATGAGCCAGTGCAACTGAACGCGCATTGTAGCGGTGTGCCGTTTCAATCAGAAACTCATAACGCTTCTCCCGCGCAGCCCCCTCCGGGCCAAGCCCCCGCTCCTTCACAATGGAAGGGATGTCGAACTCGGCAAGCGCGAAAGGGATATCCAGCTCAGCAGCCAGGCTCCGGACAAACTCTGCCTCAGCAGCCGATTCCGCTCTGAAGCCATGATTCACATGAGCACAAATCAAACTTAACGGCATCCGGGTCAAAGCGATCTCGCGCAGAATACGCAAAAGAGCCACAGAGTCCGGCCCCCCGGAAACTGCGACTACAATGGTGTCGTGGGGTGACCACAGCTCATGCTCGGCCGCGGCCTCCATTACGGATTCAACCAGTTCTTTCATACGCTCCATAGTACGGCGTCCTTTCTTGCAATCAACCGCATGCATCCCCTGCTCCGGCATTCAATTGTCCAGTGATTATGTATATGATCAAAAACGGAATACCCAGTAAATTGTAAAAGCAAGCAAAAAGAGCGATACCGCAAATGCATTTTTCAGCCAGCGCGGTGTTGCCATTGTCTCTTGTCCCTTGTTGCGGGTCCTGTAAATATGAACGCTCCAGGCCTCCGCTGCCTGTGCGGAACCGGGAAAGCCGCCTTTAAGCGCCAGACACAGCCAGGAGGACAGTTTCTTGTCGGGCAGATTCCTGGCCAGCCGGATCAGCTCTTCTACACTTCTGGTCTGGGGCAGCTGCTGTGCAGCGGATTTCAGCCCTTCTTCATTCAAGAGACGCAGGCATAATACGGCAAAAGCAAACAGATCATAGCTCTCGTCCCCCATCCGGCTGCCTGCATTCCAGAATCCGCGGTCATGCCATTCGGTGAACTGCTTAACGCTGCGTCCCTTGGGACTTGCACCGCCGTAATCAATCAGTTCAGCTTCCCCGTAGGCCGATACCATAACATTCTCCGGCTTCAAATCGCCAAAAACAAAACCGCACTCATGCAGGGTCTGCAGCTTCTCCAGAATTCTCATGCCCACTAACCCCAGCCAGGATGCGCCATTCTGCGAGAGGAAATGATGCAGCGGCTTCCCCTCCACATAGCGCATCACATAGAATGGCGTATGTTCACCGTCCTTGAAATCATCCGATTCCAGCAGGTATGAGGATAGCGGAGACTCTTTGCGGGCCCGGTATTCACTGCGCTTGCGGCAGGATTGCAGGGAGGTCAGCACGTTGATCTCCGATTGCAGCTCCAGCGTATCGTATCCGATCTTGAGCGCATAGCGCTCCCGCCGTCCTTCCCGCTCCACCAGATATACGGTTCCGTTTGCCCCTTTTCCCAGCATCCGCTCTACGACATAACGGTTCCCCCGCCATTTGCCGGTAATTACGGTGCCTGCCGGATAGGGTGGATTAGACGACATACCCACCAATCATCCCTTCTCTTGCCTCTTCATCCCCAGCTCTAGCATATTCACGATGTTCATCCAGTTTATCATAACGATAATGTTCC encodes:
- the nadA gene encoding quinolinate synthase NadA, giving the protein MEALALERKQEQNRELRVRLEQLKKERNAIILAHYYQRDEIQEVADFRGDSFLLAQKAAETDADVIVFCGVHFMGESAKILAPNKTVLIPDERAGCPMADMVNVDGLRKLKAQYPNAKVVTYINSSAEIKAETDICCTSANAVKVIESLDAEEIIWVPDKNLGQYVQDKTGKKLIIWEGYCNTHDMLTVKDVVEMRAKYPEAEFVVHPECRPEVVAMGDYVGSTTSIIDYCRKSDRRQFIVGTEDGTGYQLRLDSPDKEFHFATKFLVCPNMKVNNLKKLVKCLETMKPQIYVPPAVADKARTSLERMLQVR
- the ftsH gene encoding ATP-dependent zinc metalloprotease FtsH; its protein translation is MNRFIRNSGFYLILFLVVVGIVQFVSNGNDSADFPRYDELRQEIKTNNVKSMTVQFEGNAFLVTGEYREIPSGSDSKTKNFSTFVPPTDQALNELIAASEVNGVELSQKKMEGDSIWLTFLSSIIPLVIMFILFFFLFNNAQGGGGKVMNFGKSKARLYNEEKKKISFEDVAGADEEKQELVEVVEFLKDPRKFAAVGARIPKGVLLVGPPGTGKTLLARAVAGEAGVPFFSISGSDFVEMFVGVGASRVRDLFENAKKNAPCIIFIDEIDAVGRQRGAGLGGGHDEREQTLNQLLVEMDGFGGNEGIIIVAATNRADILDPALLRPGRFDRQITVDRPDVKGREAVLKVHSRNKPLTKDVKLDVIAKRTTGFTGADLENLLNEAALLAARRNRKDITMREVDEAIDRVIVGTEKRSRIISDREKRIVAYHEAGHTIAGYFLEHADVVHKVTIIPRGRAGGYVIMLPKEDRMIVTKQELLDKVTGLLGGRVAEEIFIGEIGTGAYSDFQQATRIVRAMIMEYGMSDKLGPLQFGTSQGQVFLGRDIGHEQNYSDSIAYEIDQEMQNLIRSSYERCRELLTKHSKEMHLIANTLLEKETLELDQITELIEQGYLTEDGKPEEVEAVTHEAGEPVIDSIGDVRVRIQGKSDEEPPFLGDLSKDIPNKPDPEEGNGPDDSNKGGGGLV
- the hpt gene encoding hypoxanthine phosphoribosyltransferase; this translates as MQNDIQEILISEEEIQQRIRELGAQLSKEYAGRTPLVICVLKGAFIFMADLVKVITVPVEMDFMAVSSYGGTTKSSGVVKIIKDLDTSVEGRDVLIVEDIIDSGLTLSYLIDMLQGRNAKSVSVVTLFDKPSGRAVNLEAEYTGFVIPDAFLVGYGLDYAELYRNLPYVGVLKPEIYSN
- the tilS gene encoding tRNA lysidine(34) synthetase TilS, which gives rise to MERMKELVESVMEAAAEHELWSPHDTIVVAVSGGPDSVALLRILREIALTRMPLSLICAHVNHGFRAESAAEAEFVRSLAAELDIPFALAEFDIPSIVKERGLGPEGAAREKRYEFLIETAHRYNARSVALAHHADDQAETVLMRLLRGSGPSGLAGMRWKRTEKKVELIRPFLRINKTALVGLCQSEGFAYAEDATNLLTHYKRNAVRLEVLPMLEQHNPRVKQSLLQLSEIAGAEDEYMEANAAKCFDELVFTGHGKYTLNRASFAAIPSALQRRLIKLILNYLSADSPAMDFSKIEAIRRGTLQEHPTVWTLDLGGGYVCTRQYDTILFSLRPLLRQVSYTYPLSLSHPRIKLTEIGKVMTMKVLEREELNAQEEDSGKMSAWFDSDELVLPLTIRSRLPGDTIRVMGLNGSKKVKDIYIDDKIPSSERSVIPLVCDGLGNIIWIPGVRRSMHAAVGRQTASVLYLSMEDMAQGEEA
- a CDS encoding serine/threonine protein kinase — encoded protein: MSSNPPYPAGTVITGKWRGNRYVVERMLGKGANGTVYLVEREGRRERYALKIGYDTLELQSEINVLTSLQSCRKRSEYRARKESPLSSYLLESDDFKDGEHTPFYVMRYVEGKPLHHFLSQNGASWLGLVGMRILEKLQTLHECGFVFGDLKPENVMVSAYGEAELIDYGGASPKGRSVKQFTEWHDRGFWNAGSRMGDESYDLFAFAVLCLRLLNEEGLKSAAQQLPQTRSVEELIRLARNLPDKKLSSWLCLALKGGFPGSAQAAEAWSVHIYRTRNKGQETMATPRWLKNAFAVSLFLLAFTIYWVFRF